In Sphingobacterium sp. PCS056, the following proteins share a genomic window:
- the mnmA gene encoding tRNA 2-thiouridine(34) synthase MnmA, whose amino-acid sequence MSKRGRVLVAMSGGVDSSVAAVMLHEQGYEVIGITMKTWDYAASGGSSKETGCCSLDSINDARSLAVNYGFPHYILDIRDEFGDFVIDNFVEEYIAGRTPNPCVLCNTHIKWEALMKRANKLDCEFIATGHYANIRLHDNNRYVISKGKDENKDQSYVLWGVAQENLARTQFPLGSFTKKEIRQMALDMGQVELANKAESYEICFVPDNDYRAFLRHKVPTLDQQIGQGNFILTDGTVVGQHIGYPYFTIGQRKGLGIALGKPMFVVEILPESNTVVLGEEHELEKSFAYVRNVNLVKYASLDQPMEAISKVRYKDAGALSTISQEGDMVKIDFVHNVKGIAPGQSAVFYEGNDLIGGGFLMK is encoded by the coding sequence ATGAGTAAAAGAGGAAGAGTATTAGTTGCTATGAGTGGGGGTGTTGACAGTTCGGTCGCGGCTGTCATGCTTCATGAACAGGGATATGAAGTCATAGGGATCACGATGAAGACTTGGGATTACGCAGCATCTGGTGGTTCGTCTAAGGAAACTGGATGTTGTAGCTTGGATAGTATCAACGATGCACGTTCATTGGCTGTCAATTATGGTTTTCCACATTATATATTGGATATTAGAGATGAGTTTGGCGATTTTGTTATTGATAACTTTGTAGAGGAATATATTGCCGGTCGTACACCAAATCCTTGTGTATTGTGTAATACCCATATCAAATGGGAGGCGTTAATGAAGCGTGCTAACAAATTGGACTGTGAGTTTATTGCTACGGGACACTATGCCAATATTCGCCTTCACGACAATAACCGTTATGTGATTTCGAAAGGTAAAGATGAAAATAAAGATCAGTCCTATGTACTTTGGGGAGTGGCACAAGAAAACTTGGCACGAACTCAATTTCCATTAGGATCATTTACGAAAAAGGAAATACGCCAGATGGCTTTAGATATGGGGCAGGTTGAGCTTGCTAATAAAGCGGAAAGCTATGAAATCTGTTTTGTACCGGATAATGACTACCGTGCTTTTTTAAGACATAAAGTGCCAACATTAGATCAACAAATTGGTCAAGGTAACTTTATCTTGACAGATGGTACAGTAGTAGGTCAGCATATCGGTTATCCTTACTTTACTATTGGGCAGCGTAAAGGTTTGGGAATTGCATTGGGCAAACCTATGTTTGTGGTCGAGATACTTCCAGAAAGTAATACCGTAGTTTTAGGTGAGGAGCATGAATTGGAAAAATCATTCGCTTATGTGCGCAACGTCAATTTGGTGAAATATGCTTCATTGGATCAACCAATGGAAGCAATTTCAAAAGTACGGTATAAAGATGCTGGAGCTTTATCAACGATCTCGCAAGAGGGAGATATGGTAAAGATTGACTTTGTCCATAATGTAAAAGGAATTGCTCCTGGACAATCTGCTGTTTTTTATGAAGGCAATGATTTGATTGGTGGTGGATTCTTAATGAAATAG
- a CDS encoding alanine/glycine:cation symporter family protein → MTENYFENVVKIASDLVWSDIFIYLCLLTGLFFSIRTGFLQLTYIKDMLRLLFQKKQTDEGISSFQAFALAISGRVGTGNIIGVATAIYMGGPGAIFWMWAIAFLGAASAFVESTLAQVYKQQVGGEFKGGPAYYIEKCLGVKWYAVLFAIITIASTGFLLPGVQSNAIASSMHNAFEIPVAYTGIGVVILLAVIIFGGVQRIGRVAELVVPFMAGAYILMALVIIALNYTQIFDVFGLIFSSAFSVNATFGGVVGMAIAWGVKRGIYSNEAGQGTAPHAAAAAEVSHPAQQGLVQAFSVYVDTLFVCTATGLMILFTNQYNVGQFDGAGQLMGFISEHIPGVNYTAFTQAAVSHHFPLIGNGFVAIALFFFAFTTVMAYYYYAETNLSYIFSNKVNPTITWVLRVVFLGAVYYGSVKTAEIAWAIGDIGVGLMAYVNLIAILLMSKTALKVWKDYKMKRNRGELNPKFSARELGIKNADFWDQEKL, encoded by the coding sequence ATGACGGAAAATTATTTTGAAAATGTTGTGAAAATAGCCTCTGACCTTGTATGGAGTGATATTTTTATTTATTTATGCTTATTGACGGGTTTGTTTTTCTCCATACGTACCGGATTTCTTCAACTGACCTATATCAAAGATATGTTGCGTTTGTTGTTTCAAAAGAAACAAACCGACGAAGGTATTTCTTCCTTCCAGGCTTTTGCACTGGCTATTTCAGGTCGTGTGGGTACCGGAAATATTATCGGAGTTGCCACAGCTATATATATGGGCGGTCCAGGTGCTATCTTTTGGATGTGGGCCATTGCATTTTTAGGTGCTGCGTCAGCGTTTGTTGAGTCTACCTTAGCGCAGGTATATAAACAGCAGGTCGGTGGTGAATTTAAAGGAGGTCCGGCTTATTATATCGAAAAATGTCTCGGTGTAAAATGGTATGCTGTTTTATTTGCTATTATAACAATTGCAAGTACTGGTTTTTTATTACCAGGTGTGCAGAGTAATGCCATTGCATCTTCCATGCACAACGCATTTGAGATACCTGTAGCATACACAGGCATAGGAGTAGTAATTTTACTTGCTGTTATCATTTTTGGTGGTGTACAGCGTATCGGACGTGTTGCTGAGCTTGTTGTGCCGTTTATGGCAGGAGCTTATATATTAATGGCTTTAGTGATCATTGCTTTAAATTATACCCAGATATTCGATGTTTTTGGTTTAATCTTCAGCTCTGCTTTTAGTGTGAATGCTACATTTGGAGGAGTGGTCGGTATGGCCATAGCTTGGGGAGTTAAGAGAGGTATTTATTCCAATGAAGCTGGACAGGGCACTGCCCCACATGCTGCCGCAGCAGCAGAAGTGAGTCATCCAGCACAACAGGGATTGGTGCAAGCATTCTCAGTATATGTCGATACTCTATTTGTTTGTACAGCCACAGGGCTCATGATTTTATTTACCAATCAGTATAATGTGGGGCAATTTGATGGTGCTGGCCAACTGATGGGGTTTATTTCAGAACATATACCTGGAGTAAATTATACAGCTTTTACACAAGCAGCAGTATCGCACCATTTTCCTTTGATAGGTAATGGCTTTGTCGCAATAGCACTATTCTTCTTTGCATTTACTACAGTAATGGCCTATTACTATTATGCAGAAACTAATTTGTCCTATATCTTTTCAAATAAGGTAAATCCTACAATTACTTGGGTTTTACGAGTGGTATTTTTAGGTGCGGTATATTATGGATCTGTAAAAACGGCTGAGATTGCTTGGGCAATTGGAGATATTGGGGTCGGTCTAATGGCTTATGTCAATTTGATTGCTATATTATTGATGAGCAAAACAGCATTAAAGGTTTGGAAAGACTATAAAATGAAACGAAATAGAGGGGAGTTGAATCCAAAATTTAGTGCAAGGGAATTGGGCATTAAAAACGCAGATTTTTGGGATCAGGAAAAATTATAG
- a CDS encoding nuclear transport factor 2 family protein, which yields MKNSFNSIFIVFALIGALVALTTNSFARDKKIKNTNPITVIDSYIQITTEGNTEGIQHLFSKDFKWTQSSNAKTKTYNKSDLITYLKSNKGLIQNCKTNYSIVEKNDNCVIARIEMKYDTFTKIECITLCNENQEWKINQIIESYK from the coding sequence ATGAAAAATTCATTCAACTCGATCTTTATCGTATTTGCACTAATAGGAGCTCTCGTAGCTTTGACAACGAATAGTTTTGCAAGAGATAAAAAGATTAAAAACACAAATCCTATCACTGTCATTGATAGCTATATCCAGATCACAACGGAAGGTAATACCGAAGGTATCCAACATTTATTTTCCAAAGATTTTAAGTGGACACAATCTTCAAATGCAAAAACAAAAACATATAATAAATCAGATCTGATTACCTACCTTAAATCAAACAAGGGACTTATTCAAAATTGTAAAACGAACTACAGTATTGTTGAAAAGAATGACAACTGTGTCATAGCAAGAATAGAGATGAAATATGATACATTTACAAAAATTGAATGTATAACTTTATGTAACGAAAATCAAGAATGGAAAATAAATCAAATCATCGAGTCTTACAAATAG
- a CDS encoding ABC transporter ATP-binding protein, with the protein MLLEIKNVVKDYASHRALDHVSLNIPRGKIFGLLGPNGAGKTSLIRIINQITGPDSGEIIFDGEPLAPKHIGRIGYLPEERGLYKKMKIGEQILYLAQLKGLNKKEATDRINYWFEKLDILSWWDKRVEDLSKGMQQKVQFIATVLHQPDLIILDEPFSGFDPVNANLIKDEIIELNKKGATIIFSTHRMESVEELCDHIALINRSKKILDGNINDIKNKYKNQTYKIELQSLADEKLIHIENLYELKYLEQIENKTNITIKINKDININQVLQSLLPLAEIHQVLEIVPSINDIFIEQVTLSNNSKKEIDHA; encoded by the coding sequence ATGCTTTTAGAAATCAAAAATGTCGTAAAAGACTATGCGAGTCATAGAGCCTTGGATCATGTATCTCTTAATATTCCAAGAGGAAAAATATTTGGACTTTTAGGTCCCAATGGTGCAGGAAAAACATCATTGATCAGAATCATCAATCAAATAACTGGTCCAGATTCTGGAGAAATTATTTTCGATGGTGAGCCATTAGCGCCTAAACATATTGGACGTATAGGCTATCTTCCTGAGGAAAGAGGACTTTATAAGAAGATGAAAATAGGTGAACAAATTCTTTACTTAGCTCAATTAAAAGGTCTGAATAAGAAAGAAGCAACTGATCGAATTAATTATTGGTTTGAAAAACTAGACATTTTGTCATGGTGGGATAAACGAGTAGAAGATCTCAGTAAAGGCATGCAACAAAAAGTACAATTTATCGCCACTGTACTTCATCAACCTGATCTGATTATCTTGGACGAACCGTTCTCTGGATTTGATCCCGTCAATGCTAACCTAATCAAAGATGAAATCATCGAATTGAACAAAAAAGGTGCTACAATCATCTTTTCGACACATCGTATGGAATCTGTCGAAGAACTTTGCGATCATATCGCTTTGATAAACCGTTCGAAGAAAATACTAGATGGCAACATTAACGACATTAAAAACAAATATAAAAATCAAACCTATAAAATAGAATTACAGTCTTTAGCTGATGAAAAATTAATCCATATAGAAAATCTATACGAATTAAAATATTTAGAACAAATTGAAAATAAGACAAATATAACAATAAAGATAAACAAAGACATTAACATAAATCAAGTATTACAAAGTCTCCTACCATTAGCCGAGATCCATCAAGTATTAGAGATCGTTCCGTCAATTAATGACATTTTCATCGAGCAGGTTACCCTATCCAATAATTCTAAAAAAGAAATCGATCATGCATAA
- a CDS encoding NADPH-dependent FMN reductase: MKLLKVALVVGSLRKESFNKKIARAVSEFKVGGLHFENIEIGELPLYNEDLEENEPLEWQNFRKELKLYDAVLFITPEYNRSVTAVLKNALDVGSRPYGKSVWDGKPAAIISCTAGGLGAFGANHHLRQSLVFLNMPTLQQPEAYLSHAANLFDESGTLIDASTRDFLKSFLIKFKSWIENNIEEKKV; this comes from the coding sequence ATGAAATTACTCAAAGTTGCACTCGTCGTTGGCAGTTTAAGAAAGGAATCATTCAACAAAAAAATTGCTAGGGCTGTTAGTGAGTTCAAGGTTGGAGGTCTGCATTTTGAAAATATTGAAATCGGGGAGCTACCTTTATATAATGAAGACTTGGAAGAAAATGAGCCCCTTGAATGGCAAAATTTTCGAAAGGAATTGAAACTTTATGATGCGGTATTGTTTATTACTCCCGAATATAATCGATCTGTAACCGCAGTACTTAAAAATGCATTAGACGTGGGCTCAAGACCTTATGGCAAAAGTGTATGGGATGGTAAACCTGCTGCTATTATCAGCTGTACAGCGGGGGGATTAGGTGCTTTTGGAGCTAATCATCATCTTCGTCAATCTTTAGTGTTTTTAAATATGCCAACTCTCCAACAACCAGAAGCTTATTTAAGTCATGCAGCCAATCTATTTGATGAGTCAGGCACATTAATAGATGCATCTACTCGAGATTTTCTAAAGTCCTTTCTTATTAAATTTAAATCGTGGATTGAAAACAATATAGAAGAGAAAAAAGTATAA
- a CDS encoding UbiA-like polyprenyltransferase, with translation MKKYLSLVLFAHSIFALPFAIIGFFLAIHTTNHTFDWKLLLLMLICMVTARNAAMAFNRYLDRDIDAINPRTAMRDIPAGRISAHGALLFTITNCLIFVIATYFINSLCFMLSPIALFVVLFYSYTKRVTSLCHLVLGLGLGLAPVGAYLVVTGQFHIVPVLYGLAVLCWVSGFDIIYALQDEEFDRLNKLNSIPVLLGTKGALRFSEILHICSFIFVLLPILYMEVGCFYYIGVVFYGSLLIYQHRIVSPTDLSRVDRAFMTTNGIASVIFAIFYLLDIVL, from the coding sequence ATGAAGAAATATTTATCCTTAGTATTGTTTGCGCATAGTATTTTCGCATTGCCATTTGCCATTATTGGTTTTTTCTTAGCAATCCATACAACCAATCATACTTTTGATTGGAAGCTGTTATTACTTATGCTTATTTGTATGGTTACAGCAAGGAATGCAGCCATGGCGTTCAATCGTTACTTAGATAGGGATATTGATGCAATTAACCCTAGAACAGCAATGCGTGATATTCCAGCTGGTAGAATTTCTGCACATGGTGCACTACTATTTACCATCACGAACTGCTTGATTTTTGTAATTGCGACCTATTTTATCAATAGTTTGTGCTTTATGTTATCACCTATTGCTTTATTTGTTGTGCTGTTTTACTCTTATACTAAACGTGTTACTTCATTATGTCATTTGGTGCTTGGGTTAGGATTAGGTTTAGCTCCTGTCGGTGCTTATTTAGTAGTTACAGGACAATTTCATATTGTACCCGTACTTTATGGACTGGCAGTGTTGTGTTGGGTAAGTGGATTTGATATTATTTACGCATTACAAGATGAGGAATTTGACCGTCTAAATAAGTTGAACTCTATTCCTGTATTGCTAGGTACAAAAGGAGCTTTAAGGTTCTCTGAAATTTTACACATATGTTCATTTATATTCGTCCTACTACCGATATTGTATATGGAAGTAGGCTGTTTTTATTATATAGGTGTTGTCTTTTACGGATCTTTACTGATCTATCAACATCGAATTGTGAGTCCTACTGATTTGAGTCGTGTTGATCGTGCTTTTATGACAACAAATGGTATCGCATCGGTGATATTTGCTATTTTCTATTTGCTCGATATTGTTCTATAA
- a CDS encoding ABC transporter permease, whose product MHKILLIIQREYFSRVKKKSFLLMTFLVPLFFIALYGGIFYLTKKSFKDAHAHVYILDQHGDFASQLKSDPNITFTVSDRSLKDLKIQIKDDEQNSSILVIPKNIYQKSDIELISADKANITIQNSIARQLEGIIRLTEYKKLGIDPQVLVSVQPHINVNAKELTEDGEEKNSNTGIAMGIGVGLAILVYLSLFLYGVQVMRGVIEEKSNRIIEVIISSVKPFQLMMGKIIGIGMVGLTQFLLWIILTGGLIFLATNLLNKEAVEQAAMQQGSMANMQQTTGSGFGFGILQHLDSVNVTEIIICFFLFFLAGYLLYSAIFAAVGSAVDSETEANQFTMPITMPLLLTYVLSFGVIINDPNGPIATWLSFIPFTSPIAMLVRIPFGVPTWQIAVSLIILILTFLLVTWLAAKIYRVGILIYGKKANYKEIMKWMKY is encoded by the coding sequence ATGCATAAAATATTACTCATTATCCAACGCGAATACTTTTCACGTGTCAAAAAGAAATCATTCCTATTGATGACATTTCTGGTTCCCCTATTTTTCATCGCTTTATACGGTGGAATATTTTATTTGACAAAGAAAAGTTTCAAAGATGCCCATGCTCATGTTTACATTCTGGATCAACATGGTGACTTTGCTTCCCAATTGAAAAGTGACCCCAACATAACGTTCACTGTAAGTGACCGCTCGCTAAAAGATTTGAAAATACAAATCAAAGACGATGAGCAAAACAGCTCCATTCTGGTTATTCCAAAAAACATCTACCAGAAATCTGACATTGAGCTCATTTCTGCTGATAAAGCAAATATTACAATCCAAAACTCCATCGCTCGCCAGCTCGAAGGTATCATCCGACTAACGGAATACAAAAAACTGGGCATTGACCCTCAAGTACTAGTTTCTGTACAACCGCATATAAACGTCAATGCCAAAGAATTGACTGAAGACGGGGAAGAGAAAAACAGCAACACAGGTATCGCTATGGGTATCGGTGTAGGGCTAGCAATATTAGTTTACCTTTCGCTATTTCTTTATGGCGTTCAAGTGATGCGGGGTGTCATTGAAGAAAAAAGTAACCGTATCATCGAAGTCATTATCTCATCGGTCAAACCTTTCCAGTTGATGATGGGCAAAATCATCGGCATTGGTATGGTGGGACTTACCCAATTCCTACTTTGGATTATACTTACAGGTGGATTAATCTTTTTAGCTACTAATCTGCTAAATAAAGAAGCTGTAGAACAGGCGGCAATGCAGCAAGGCAGTATGGCGAATATGCAGCAAACAACAGGCTCTGGATTTGGTTTCGGCATATTGCAACATCTCGATTCAGTTAACGTCACAGAGATCATTATTTGTTTCTTCCTGTTCTTCCTTGCAGGTTACTTACTCTATAGCGCTATCTTTGCCGCAGTTGGTTCAGCTGTAGATAGTGAGACAGAAGCCAATCAATTCACCATGCCCATCACAATGCCTTTATTGCTAACTTATGTGTTATCGTTTGGTGTCATTATCAATGATCCTAATGGCCCTATAGCAACATGGTTAAGCTTCATACCCTTCACCTCCCCTATTGCCATGTTGGTGCGTATACCATTTGGAGTGCCGACTTGGCAGATCGCTGTGTCATTAATCATTTTGATTCTTACTTTTTTGCTCGTAACTTGGTTAGCAGCCAAAATATACCGAGTTGGTATTCTGATTTATGGTAAAAAAGCAAATTATAAAGAGATTATGAAGTGGATGAAATATTAG
- the yihA gene encoding ribosome biogenesis GTP-binding protein YihA/YsxC has product MQIKKAEFICSNTRVDKLPEGKLPEYAFIGRSNVGKSSLINAMVGKKGLAKTSQKPGKTQLINHFIINDDWFLVDLPGYGFAKTSKTNREAWEKFIRRYLTHRDNLQCIFVLIDSRHEPQKIDLEFCYWLGEKGLPFMLVFTKADKQSHVKSDVNMSKFRKALSEWFEEIPKCFLTSAEVKSGCDAILDTIADINTRFVLPEVTSDIDQEGYDDEDKYGDVDLDRYRHADEEE; this is encoded by the coding sequence ATGCAAATTAAAAAAGCCGAATTCATCTGTAGTAATACACGAGTTGATAAATTGCCGGAAGGCAAACTACCAGAGTATGCTTTTATTGGTCGTTCCAATGTGGGTAAATCATCACTAATCAATGCTATGGTTGGTAAAAAAGGTTTAGCTAAAACGTCTCAAAAACCCGGTAAAACGCAACTTATAAACCATTTTATTATCAATGATGATTGGTTTTTAGTGGATTTGCCTGGTTATGGTTTTGCTAAGACTTCGAAAACTAATCGTGAAGCTTGGGAGAAATTTATTCGCCGTTATTTGACCCATCGCGATAATTTGCAATGTATTTTTGTTTTGATCGATAGCCGCCATGAACCACAGAAAATAGATCTTGAATTTTGTTATTGGTTAGGTGAGAAGGGCTTGCCCTTTATGCTCGTATTTACCAAAGCAGATAAACAATCCCATGTGAAATCTGATGTGAATATGTCAAAATTTAGAAAAGCTTTGTCGGAATGGTTTGAAGAGATCCCCAAATGTTTCTTAACTTCTGCAGAAGTGAAATCAGGTTGTGATGCTATATTGGATACTATCGCTGATATCAATACGCGATTTGTTTTGCCTGAGGTGACTTCAGATATTGATCAAGAGGGATATGATGATGAGGATAAATACGGTGACGTCGATCTTGATAGATATCGTCATGCTGACGAAGAGGAATAG
- a CDS encoding TolC family protein, with protein MIKHIVATTYLWFAIASLSPIYGQQQIDHTLGNLWQQVEENYPGIGVKRNIAHAAQLKARAIKTSSLPQLKTQVQNTFGTYEGNAGAFFPQPGFFNVSGNSTAQENSRLAANSFASATIEWELFTFGRIKNENEAAQMLFQKKVSEQEAYILNLKKVLSERYIILLYHNAKLDLSKKNTERLDDIRKISSSLALSGLKPAADSLLASSSYMQAIGEYDHWMGNKHSSYIKLKELYGRENLTYTSSIHRFSNPREKYHLLADQGISNTHPTLVTLEKQAQYYIHTGEAQKKAAMPSLKLLGGYGYRGTGVSTTEKTSNAWQDGFKNSTNNLLVGIGLTWNITSLYTNRFRGESLLKESEGTKLLQTQYQEAMQADLSAYQTKSIWKYKQIQKSQIAVKQAQDAYIMYLARYKSGLITLSELLQIRNLLEQAENNHIEASLSYWILLAHESELAADFDYLFNNL; from the coding sequence ATGATAAAACACATAGTGGCAACTACATATTTGTGGTTTGCCATTGCGTCCTTATCGCCAATATACGGACAGCAACAAATCGATCATACACTGGGCAATTTATGGCAACAGGTGGAAGAGAATTATCCCGGAATTGGGGTTAAAAGAAATATAGCACATGCTGCCCAGTTAAAAGCGAGGGCTATAAAGACTAGTAGTCTTCCGCAACTAAAAACACAGGTACAAAATACTTTCGGGACATATGAAGGTAATGCAGGAGCTTTTTTTCCACAACCCGGTTTTTTCAATGTTAGTGGCAATTCAACTGCACAAGAAAATAGCCGCCTAGCCGCAAATAGTTTCGCGTCTGCTACTATAGAATGGGAATTATTCACCTTCGGTAGAATTAAAAATGAAAATGAAGCAGCACAGATGTTATTTCAGAAAAAAGTCAGTGAGCAAGAGGCATACATTCTCAACCTCAAAAAAGTACTATCCGAACGCTATATTATATTGCTCTATCATAACGCAAAATTAGATTTATCAAAGAAAAACACCGAACGATTAGACGATATTCGCAAAATCAGTTCCAGTTTAGCCTTATCCGGTCTTAAACCTGCAGCTGACAGTCTCTTAGCATCCTCTTCTTATATGCAGGCTATAGGCGAGTATGACCATTGGATGGGTAATAAGCATTCATCTTACATCAAACTCAAAGAATTATATGGCAGAGAAAATCTGACTTACACTTCATCTATTCATCGCTTTTCTAATCCGAGGGAAAAATATCATCTGCTTGCTGATCAAGGCATATCAAATACACATCCAACATTAGTTACATTAGAAAAACAAGCACAATATTACATCCATACAGGAGAAGCACAAAAAAAAGCAGCCATGCCCTCTTTGAAATTATTAGGTGGTTATGGATATCGGGGAACAGGTGTTAGCACCACTGAAAAAACTTCAAATGCGTGGCAAGATGGGTTTAAAAATAGCACCAACAATTTGTTGGTTGGAATAGGATTAACCTGGAATATAACGAGCCTATATACTAATCGATTTAGAGGAGAAAGCTTATTAAAAGAATCTGAAGGCACGAAGTTATTACAGACACAATATCAGGAAGCTATGCAAGCTGATCTATCTGCATATCAGACAAAAAGCATCTGGAAATATAAACAGATCCAAAAATCCCAAATTGCTGTTAAACAAGCTCAAGATGCTTATATCATGTATCTCGCTCGATATAAGAGTGGATTGATCACACTGAGTGAATTATTACAAATCCGCAATTTATTAGAACAAGCTGAAAATAATCATATCGAAGCTTCACTTTCCTACTGGATATTATTGGCTCATGAATCAGAGTTAGCTGCCGATTTTGACTATCTTTTTAATAACCTTTAA
- a CDS encoding Arm DNA-binding domain-containing protein, whose translation MYARAAKANKAGLHPIYVRITIQGKSTVFSTRKFLIPSKWDPKTRNMGRTKYHDVLYEK comes from the coding sequence ATGTATGCCCGTGCAGCAAAAGCCAACAAAGCAGGCCTGCACCCCATTTATGTCCGGATAACCATTCAGGGCAAAAGCACCGTATTCTCCACTAGGAAATTCCTCATACCATCCAAATGGGATCCAAAAACTCGGAATATGGGTCGTACTAAGTATCATGATGTCCTTTACGAAAAATAG